A section of the Leptotrichia sp. HSP-342 genome encodes:
- a CDS encoding cupin domain-containing protein: MVKIEVAKPINFNELITSKEAEVVSMRILNQPNSYISLFSLAKDEEITAEAMLGNRYYYCFNGNGEIFIENNKKVISNGDFLEITANHNYSIEARDNLKLIEIGEKIGDGNMENKTLKMLESASAFNLAEVVDYQEGKIVSKNLVAKPNLVMTIMSFWKGESLDPHKAPGDALVTVLDGEGKYYVDGKPFVVKKGESAVLPANIPHAVEAETENFKMLLILVKE; the protein is encoded by the coding sequence ATGGTTAAAATAGAAGTAGCAAAACCGATAAATTTTAATGAACTTATCACATCTAAGGAAGCCGAAGTTGTAAGTATGAGAATCTTAAATCAGCCAAATAGCTATATTTCTTTATTCTCTTTAGCAAAAGATGAGGAAATAACTGCAGAAGCTATGCTCGGAAATCGTTATTATTACTGCTTTAACGGTAATGGAGAGATTTTTATTGAAAATAATAAGAAAGTAATTTCCAATGGAGACTTTCTTGAAATCACAGCAAATCATAATTATTCTATTGAAGCAAGAGATAATTTGAAGTTGATTGAAATTGGAGAAAAGATAGGAGATGGAAATATGGAAAATAAGACATTAAAAATGCTGGAAAGTGCAAGTGCTTTTAATCTTGCTGAAGTTGTTGATTATCAGGAAGGAAAAATTGTAAGTAAAAATTTGGTAGCAAAACCAAACTTAGTAATGACAATTATGTCTTTTTGGAAAGGTGAGAGCCTTGATCCACATAAAGCACCTGGAGATGCTTTGGTTACTGTGCTTGATGGAGAAGGAAAATATTATGTTGACGGAAAACCATTTGTTGTGAAAAAAGGTGAAAGTGCAGTTCTTCCTGCAAACATACCTCACGCTGTAGAAGCTGAAACAGAAAATTTCAAGATGTTGTTAATACTTGTTAAAGAATAA